The following proteins are encoded in a genomic region of Corythoichthys intestinalis isolate RoL2023-P3 chromosome 5, ASM3026506v1, whole genome shotgun sequence:
- the chkb gene encoding choline/ethanolamine kinase isoform X2, whose amino-acid sequence MRITRYALIFRLTVIPGELRPTTVTSFRTLRPLVLHGSPLQFARKLAMQAGGNISGDSVPEDERKPTSYELLILAHERTSRTPSPLLGANGDDDSEAESFKGGRTEEVDRDTKERAFAWCRDFLSGAWKTIQLMDFQISIVSGGLSNLLYLCSLPDHVHSKGEEPRRVLLRIYGAILQGVDSLVLESVMFAILAERTLGPKLYGIFPEGRLEQYLPNTRMRTDQLSDADISAEIATKLARFHKMVMPFNKEPTWLFGTINRYMDQVLKLSFTRDTHVKKYKKLMKLNLPAELKNLRELLAATPSPVVFCHNDVQEGNVLILDKKDQSRTDRLMLIDFEYSSYNYRGFDFGNHFCEWMYDYTYSQWPFYKATPEDYPSREQQLHFIRSYLLGQRSGFEPSVDQRQIEEDLIIEANSQKGS is encoded by the exons ATGCGGATAACTAGATATGCCTTAATCTTCCGGTTGACCGTCATTCCCGGCGAGCTCCGCCCGACTACAGTAACCTCTTTTCGCACACTTCGACCGTTAGTTCTACACGGTTCCCCACTACAATTTGCTCGAAAACTAGCAATGCAGGCGGGCGGCAACATAAGCGGCGACTCGGTCCCGGAGGACGAGCGTAAGCCGACCAGCTACGAGCTGCTTATTCTGGCCCATGAGAGGACCTCGAGAACCCCGAGTCCACTTTTGGGAGCCAACGGCGACGATGACTCCGAGGCGGAGTCATTCAAGGGCGGCCGGACCGAGGAGGTTGACCGGGACACGAAGGAAAGGGCGTTCGCGTGGTGCCGAGATTTCCTTTCTGGAGCGTGGAAGACAATTCAACTAATGGACTTTCAAATTAGCATCGTCAG TGGTGGCCTCAGTAATCTGCTGTACCTGTGCAGCCTTCCCGACCACGTGCACAGCAAGGGGGAGGAGCCTCGCCGGGTGCTCCTCAGAATCTACGGCGCCATCCTCCAAGGCGTGGACTCTCTTGTTTTGGAGAGTGTCATGTTCGCCATCCTGGCCGAGCGCACTTTGGGACCCAAACTATATGGCATCTTTCCAGAAGGACGCTTAGAACAGTATCTTCCG AACACCCGCATGCGCACAGATCAGCTTTCAGACGCTGACATTTCCGCTGAGATTGCTACCAAGTTGGCACGTTTCCATAAAATGGTGATGCCATTTAACAAGGAGCCCACCTGGCTGTTTGGAACCATTAACAG ATACATGGATCAAGTGTTGAAGCTGAGTTTTACGCGAGACACCCACGTGAAGAAGTACAAGAAGTTGATGAAGCTTAACTTGCCGGCTGAACTCAAAAACCTCCG CGAGTTACTGGCAGCGACACCATCACCTGTGGTCTTCTGCCACAATGACGTCCAAGAAG GTAATGTTTTGATACTGGACAAAAAGGACCAAAGCCGAACAGACAGACTGATGCTGATCGATTTTGAGTATAGCAGCTACAACTATAG GGGTTTTGATTTCGGGAACCATTTCTGTGAGTGGATGTACGACTACACGTACAGTCAGTGGCCTTTCTATAAAGCTACGCCGGAGGATTATCCTAGCAGAGAGCAACag ctTCATTTCATCCGAAGTTATCTGTTGGGGCAGCGTTCAGGTTTTGAGCCAAGTGTGGACCAGAGACAAATAGAGGAAGATTTGATTATTGAAGCAAACAG ccaaaaaggttcctga
- the LOC130916554 gene encoding kelch-like protein 42, translating to MNPILHWYGKLFQWLSVWLHYVLGRLGRVVPGFSAWTTGVSQPEVSHHRSSDAWKSNMELRTYDFEGRSDHMIIIQTNTHAFRVNLDRLSECSEYFRALSQSGMREADENVVHLNHVSSSVFYHLMEFYFHDIFETLPEEELSQHIEVSSYLLADAFLSQCLSLLSCELRPERCLSYLNLAREICCVELRSTVLAYLSKNLLELPQIIRCLSNEDKQEVILLRTQGKPYLCTLRKENLTSWKDPSTERARHVFAERSGTWRPIAEFPFRADKWCFTAVVLYNYLYIIGGYRTLVRRRWDFKMASFRYNPLTQEWAAVSPLIKHRRHFSAAVCEGRIYAVGGWYLDSLVSPDSNTALFTAVECYDPWEDNWRFVSPLPLTDFQFTVSLSHDVPLITSLGHCLYILGSIQRTGEKLLLQYDTRRDLWCEVLPTLTRADADLPALYFLGASEKLVVIGGNNLHNVVTSFCTRSQKWGQVKTNHDTTKTGQGMLLGDQVVMPSVEHNSVVSIDVQSLSMKVLTPLPIAICYEAVFYLHF from the exons ATGAACCCTATCCTGCATTGGTATGGAAAGTTATTTCAGTGGCTAAGTGTGTGGCTTCATTATGTTCTGGGAAGACTTGGCAGAGTTGTTCCTGGATTCAGTGCATGGACAACAGGTGTCAGCCAACCTGAAGTGTCACACCATCGAAGTTCAGACGCGTGGAAAAGCAACATGGAGCTTCGCACGTATGACTTTGAAGGCCGAAGCGATCACATGATTATCATCCAAACCAACACGCATGCTTTCCGC GTCAACCTGGATAGGCTTTCTGAGTGCAGTGAGTATTTCCGAGCTTTATCCCAATCTGGGATGAGGGAGGCAGATGAAAACGTGGTCCACCTGAATCACGTGTCTTCTTCTGTTTTTTACCACCTGATGGAGTTCTACTTCCACGACATCTTTGAGACACTTCCAGAGGAAGAGTTAAGCCAACATATAGAG GTCAGCAGCTACCTGCTGGCCGATGCCTTCCTCTCGCAGTGTCTGTCCTTGCTGTCCTGTGAGCTGAGGCCCGAGAGGTGTCTGTCCTACCTTAATCTGGCTCGGGAGATCTGTTGCGTGGAGCTGAGGAGCACTGTGTTGGCTTACCTGAGCAAAAACCTGCTGGAACTGCCTCAGATCATCAG GTGTCTAAGCAATGAGGACAAACAAGAGGTCATCCTCTTGAGGACGCAAGGGAAGCCTTATCTGTGCACCCTTCGGAAGGAGAACCTGACATCCTGGAAGGACCCGTCGACCGAGCGCGCCCGGCACGTGTTCGCCGAGCGAAGCGGAACATGGCGTCCCATTGCGGAGTTCCCTTTCAGGGCCGACAAGTGGTGTTTCACGGCCGTAGTCCTTTATAACTACTTGTACATCATAGGAGGCTACAGAACACTTGTGAGGAGGAGGTGGGACTTCAAAATGGCATCGTTTAGGTATAATCCTTTGACTCAGGAATGGGCTGCCGTTTCGCCACTTATTAAG CACAGGAGACACTTCAGTGCAGCTGTTTGTGAAGGCCGTATCTACGCAGTGGGTGGCTGGTACTTAGACTCCCTGGTCAGCCCGGACTCCAACACGGCCTTGTTCACGGCTGTGGAATGCTACGATCCGTGGGAGGACAACTGGAG GTTTGTCTCACCGCTCCCCCTCACCGACTTCCAGTTCACCGTCTCTCTATCTCACGATGTGCCCCTCATAACCAGTCTGGGTCACTGTCTGTACATCCTGGGCAGCATCCAGAGGACTGGAGAAAAACTACTGCTCCAGTACGACACCAGGCGAG ATTTGTGGTGCGAGGTGCTTCCCACCCTCACGAGAGCGGACGCAGACCTTCCTGCTCTTTATTTCCTCGGCGCTTCTGAGAAATTAGTGGTGATTGGAGGAAACAACTTACACAATGTGGTCACGTCGTTTTGCACACGCTCGCAGAAATGGGGACAGGTAAAGACTAACCATGATACAACAAAAA
- the chkb gene encoding choline/ethanolamine kinase isoform X1 codes for MRITRYALIFRLTVIPGELRPTTVTSFRTLRPLVLHGSPLQFARKLAMQAGGNISGDSVPEDERKPTSYELLILAHERTSRTPSPLLGANGDDDSEAESFKGGRTEEVDRDTKERAFAWCRDFLSGAWKTIQLMDFQISIVSGGLSNLLYLCSLPDHVHSKGEEPRRVLLRIYGAILQGVDSLVLESVMFAILAERTLGPKLYGIFPEGRLEQYLPNTRMRTDQLSDADISAEIATKLARFHKMVMPFNKEPTWLFGTINRYMDQVLKLSFTRDTHVKKYKKLMKLNLPAELKNLRELLAATPSPVVFCHNDVQEGNVLILDKKDQSRTDRLMLIDFEYSSYNYRGFDFGNHFCEWMYDYTYSQWPFYKATPEDYPSREQQLHFIRSYLLGQRSGFEPSVDQRQIEEDLIIEANRYALASHFLWGLWSIIQAKISKIEFGYMDYAQVRFDAYFKQKKLFS; via the exons ATGCGGATAACTAGATATGCCTTAATCTTCCGGTTGACCGTCATTCCCGGCGAGCTCCGCCCGACTACAGTAACCTCTTTTCGCACACTTCGACCGTTAGTTCTACACGGTTCCCCACTACAATTTGCTCGAAAACTAGCAATGCAGGCGGGCGGCAACATAAGCGGCGACTCGGTCCCGGAGGACGAGCGTAAGCCGACCAGCTACGAGCTGCTTATTCTGGCCCATGAGAGGACCTCGAGAACCCCGAGTCCACTTTTGGGAGCCAACGGCGACGATGACTCCGAGGCGGAGTCATTCAAGGGCGGCCGGACCGAGGAGGTTGACCGGGACACGAAGGAAAGGGCGTTCGCGTGGTGCCGAGATTTCCTTTCTGGAGCGTGGAAGACAATTCAACTAATGGACTTTCAAATTAGCATCGTCAG TGGTGGCCTCAGTAATCTGCTGTACCTGTGCAGCCTTCCCGACCACGTGCACAGCAAGGGGGAGGAGCCTCGCCGGGTGCTCCTCAGAATCTACGGCGCCATCCTCCAAGGCGTGGACTCTCTTGTTTTGGAGAGTGTCATGTTCGCCATCCTGGCCGAGCGCACTTTGGGACCCAAACTATATGGCATCTTTCCAGAAGGACGCTTAGAACAGTATCTTCCG AACACCCGCATGCGCACAGATCAGCTTTCAGACGCTGACATTTCCGCTGAGATTGCTACCAAGTTGGCACGTTTCCATAAAATGGTGATGCCATTTAACAAGGAGCCCACCTGGCTGTTTGGAACCATTAACAG ATACATGGATCAAGTGTTGAAGCTGAGTTTTACGCGAGACACCCACGTGAAGAAGTACAAGAAGTTGATGAAGCTTAACTTGCCGGCTGAACTCAAAAACCTCCG CGAGTTACTGGCAGCGACACCATCACCTGTGGTCTTCTGCCACAATGACGTCCAAGAAG GTAATGTTTTGATACTGGACAAAAAGGACCAAAGCCGAACAGACAGACTGATGCTGATCGATTTTGAGTATAGCAGCTACAACTATAG GGGTTTTGATTTCGGGAACCATTTCTGTGAGTGGATGTACGACTACACGTACAGTCAGTGGCCTTTCTATAAAGCTACGCCGGAGGATTATCCTAGCAGAGAGCAACag ctTCATTTCATCCGAAGTTATCTGTTGGGGCAGCGTTCAGGTTTTGAGCCAAGTGTGGACCAGAGACAAATAGAGGAAGATTTGATTATTGAAGCAAACAG GTATGCTTTAGCGTCACATTTCCTGTGGGGCCTGTGGTCCATCATCCAAGCTAAAATCTCCAAAATTGAGTTTGGCTACATG GACTATGCCCAGGTCCGCTTTGATGCCTACTTCAAGCAAAAGAAGCTGTTCTCTTGA